In Spirobacillus cienkowskii, a genomic segment contains:
- a CDS encoding HAMP domain-containing methyl-accepting chemotaxis protein produces MDFDKNFTLKKRFKILVFSVLFNLVFLGLFGIYSSYVSNKNMDESFNKFFPLLKNILLVDMLHDGLKGNVTRAVLSQYIVIDDEDKKEILTDSNEMSIKIIEYINNVKKINTDSLIHEEILKTEPILNKYVESGKKVIHSSLNKKNDYLAEFQNFLKIFKILEEEMEKLSTKIEKSSEVEILKIENVSNILKLFSVLIMIFSLILTLLISYYFFRKIASSIDNVVVKLVTQVDDVKNLSNEMNKTSQSLSSSATQQNDSLQKTAAAIQQISTMIKKTSEFALQSNQTSKQSEASVNEGKNTMADVILSIQKIKSSYAQVFDQVKISNKKITEITKVISEVAAKTQVINEIVFKTKLLSFNASVEAARAGDQGRGFSVVAEEVGNLAKMSGDAAKEINELLKQSIETVNDIIISSTTEVEKFFKIGNDSIQETTNITKSFDIAMQNVVENVTLVNKSVNDITLAAKEEELGILEIVEAVNQLENVAQLNSNVASQSYQSASNLTEKAKEISNITEELKYIVSS; encoded by the coding sequence ATGGATTTCGATAAAAATTTTACATTAAAAAAGCGTTTTAAAATTTTAGTATTTAGCGTACTTTTTAATTTAGTTTTTTTAGGATTATTTGGAATATATTCTTCATATGTTTCTAATAAAAATATGGATGAATCTTTTAATAAATTTTTTCCTTTGTTAAAAAATATTTTATTAGTTGATATGCTGCATGATGGTTTAAAAGGTAATGTAACAAGGGCAGTGTTATCACAATATATTGTAATAGATGATGAAGATAAAAAAGAAATTTTAACTGATAGTAATGAAATGTCTATTAAAATAATAGAGTATATTAATAATGTAAAAAAAATTAATACTGATTCTTTAATTCATGAAGAAATTTTAAAGACTGAACCTATACTTAATAAATATGTTGAAAGTGGAAAAAAAGTAATTCACTCTTCTTTAAATAAAAAGAATGATTATTTAGCTGAATTCCAAAATTTTTTAAAAATCTTTAAAATTTTAGAAGAAGAAATGGAAAAATTATCTACAAAAATTGAAAAAAGTAGTGAGGTTGAAATATTAAAAATCGAGAATGTTTCTAATATATTAAAATTATTTAGTGTTTTGATTATGATTTTTAGCCTAATTTTAACTTTATTAATAAGCTATTACTTTTTTAGAAAAATTGCTTCATCAATTGATAACGTTGTTGTAAAATTAGTCACTCAGGTTGATGACGTGAAAAATCTTTCTAATGAGATGAATAAAACTTCTCAATCTTTAAGTAGTTCAGCGACTCAGCAGAATGATTCGTTACAAAAAACAGCTGCAGCAATTCAGCAAATTAGCACTATGATTAAAAAGACATCAGAATTTGCATTGCAATCTAATCAAACTTCTAAACAGAGTGAGGCGTCTGTAAATGAAGGTAAAAACACAATGGCAGATGTGATTTTAAGTATTCAAAAGATTAAATCGAGTTACGCTCAAGTTTTTGATCAGGTGAAAATAAGCAATAAGAAAATTACAGAAATTACAAAAGTGATTTCTGAAGTTGCAGCAAAAACTCAGGTTATTAACGAAATTGTATTTAAAACTAAGTTACTATCTTTTAATGCTTCTGTAGAGGCTGCTCGGGCGGGAGATCAAGGAAGAGGATTTTCTGTTGTCGCTGAAGAAGTTGGAAATCTAGCAAAAATGAGTGGTGATGCTGCAAAAGAAATTAATGAACTTTTAAAACAAAGTATTGAAACAGTAAATGATATTATTATTTCTTCAACAACTGAAGTCGAAAAATTTTTTAAAATTGGAAACGACAGCATACAAGAAACTACAAATATTACAAAAAGTTTTGATATTGCTATGCAAAATGTTGTTGAAAATGTAACTTTGGTAAATAAATCAGTGAATGATATTACTTTAGCAGCAAAAGAAGAAGAATTGGGTATTTTAGAAATTGTTGAAGCAGTCAATCAGCTTGAAAATGTTGCACAGCTTAATAGTAATGTAGCTAGTCAGTCATACCAATCTGCAAGCAATTTAACAGAGAAAGCAAAAGAAATTAGCAATATAACAGAAGAATTAAAATATATTGTTAGTTCTTAA
- the mltG gene encoding endolytic transglycosylase MltG: protein MKKIIFYTFFIFVVFPLLYFMYWLNNPIKISENDFLYNLKDGFSFSKVAYDLEKENIISKPKLLIFYAKFVGVTSNLKVGTYKFYQGITPSEIISKLRKGDTEKIKITVPEGLNIYQTAELLNQYFPTASKIKWLDLMFSKELIDYLDFDASIKNLEGFLFPETYIFDPNLAPKNIVKVFLTEFKKNVNTNMLEEAKKIGLKPLEYITLASIVEKETSVDSELQRVAGVYWNRLKIKMKLQADPTVIYGMWNRYKGNITKKDLLTPTPYNTYTNYGLPPGPIASPGKGALMATLSPISQDLYFVAKGDGSHVFSKNLRDHNNAVKNYLIFLRSKKSKE from the coding sequence ATGAAAAAAATAATTTTTTATACATTTTTTATTTTTGTTGTTTTTCCTTTATTATATTTTATGTATTGGTTAAATAATCCGATAAAAATTAGTGAAAATGATTTTTTATATAATTTAAAAGATGGATTTAGTTTTTCTAAGGTAGCATATGATTTAGAAAAGGAAAATATAATATCTAAACCAAAATTATTAATATTTTATGCGAAGTTCGTAGGAGTAACAAGTAATTTAAAAGTTGGTACATATAAATTTTATCAAGGGATTACGCCAAGTGAAATAATAAGCAAACTTAGAAAAGGTGATACAGAAAAAATTAAAATAACGGTTCCAGAAGGGTTAAATATTTATCAAACTGCAGAATTGTTGAATCAATATTTTCCTACTGCTAGTAAAATCAAATGGTTAGATTTAATGTTCTCTAAAGAGTTAATTGATTATTTAGATTTTGATGCTAGTATAAAAAATTTAGAGGGTTTTTTATTTCCTGAGACTTACATTTTTGACCCAAATTTAGCGCCCAAAAATATTGTGAAAGTTTTTTTAACAGAATTTAAAAAAAATGTTAACACAAATATGCTTGAAGAAGCTAAAAAAATAGGATTAAAACCTTTAGAATATATAACTCTCGCTTCAATAGTTGAAAAAGAAACATCAGTAGATAGTGAGTTGCAAAGAGTGGCAGGTGTATACTGGAATAGATTAAAAATAAAAATGAAATTGCAAGCCGATCCTACTGTTATATATGGAATGTGGAATAGATATAAAGGCAATATCACTAAAAAAGATTTGCTAACTCCAACTCCATATAATACTTATACCAACTATGGTCTTCCGCCTGGTCCTATTGCTAGTCCAGGAAAAGGAGCTTTAATGGCAACTTTATCTCCTATCTCCCAAGATCTTTATTTTGTTGCAAAAGGTGATGGAAGCCATGTTTTTAGTAAAAATCTTCGTGATCATAATAATGCTGTTAAGAATTACCTCATTTTTTTGAGATCGAAAAAGTCAAAGGAATAA
- a CDS encoding small ribosomal subunit Rsm22 family protein produces MRNFYEVESKYFFNVQKYIENWENFIGLSNLDTTQEKKLSQSIASHVLKLWASFNKDRKNLDKHYMDSSVNIKSYLASFLLPNIERVFSILVRKENTYSIEKLLNDNVEELVIADFGCGPLSGTVGILASLEYIYSKNPNLNKPKKIFIYAIDRAKKVMQQGATLIEKSKIENAEIFIEHISSTEKILKQIHIVTCINVFNELPEKFRLKNLQNLFDHTVENGLILILEPGQVEHAKSLSNLRDEFLEIVNDCSIVSPCPHNKKCPLSGKTSRQDWCWFKHSWNPPKTICLIDKYTKLDHYELNYSYLIFQKGIYKKLDLYFARAVSDEFRIRVDSNKNLATYIKNNLVSGNFEEFNDMLHNKNGINKVLLCTKEGDLESAYVVADESQKEYHRGNRINDNLELYIRTKERN; encoded by the coding sequence ATGAGAAATTTTTATGAGGTAGAGAGTAAGTATTTTTTTAATGTACAAAAATATATTGAAAACTGGGAAAATTTTATTGGTTTATCAAATTTAGATACCACACAAGAAAAAAAATTATCGCAAAGTATTGCATCTCATGTATTAAAACTTTGGGCATCTTTTAATAAAGATAGAAAAAATCTTGATAAACATTACATGGACTCTTCTGTAAATATTAAATCTTATTTAGCTTCATTTCTGCTTCCAAACATCGAACGAGTTTTTTCTATATTAGTTAGAAAAGAAAATACTTATTCAATTGAGAAATTACTTAATGATAATGTTGAAGAACTTGTAATTGCTGACTTTGGTTGCGGGCCTTTAAGTGGGACTGTAGGTATTTTAGCATCTTTAGAGTATATTTACAGTAAAAATCCAAATTTAAATAAACCAAAAAAGATTTTTATTTATGCTATTGATCGAGCTAAAAAAGTAATGCAGCAAGGGGCGACTTTAATTGAAAAATCTAAAATTGAAAATGCTGAAATTTTTATTGAACATATTTCTTCAACTGAAAAAATCTTAAAACAAATTCATATAGTAACTTGCATAAACGTTTTTAATGAATTACCAGAAAAGTTTCGTTTAAAAAACTTACAAAATTTGTTTGATCATACTGTTGAAAACGGGCTTATTTTAATTTTAGAGCCTGGTCAAGTTGAACATGCAAAGTCTCTCAGCAATTTAAGAGACGAATTTTTAGAAATCGTTAATGACTGCTCAATTGTTTCTCCATGTCCACATAATAAAAAATGTCCTCTTTCTGGCAAAACATCCCGACAGGATTGGTGTTGGTTTAAGCATTCTTGGAATCCTCCAAAAACAATTTGTCTAATTGATAAATATACAAAATTAGATCATTATGAATTAAATTATTCATACTTAATTTTTCAAAAAGGGATTTATAAAAAATTAGATTTGTATTTTGCTAGAGCTGTTAGCGATGAATTTAGAATACGTGTTGATTCAAATAAAAACTTAGCTACCTATATTAAAAATAATTTAGTTTCTGGAAATTTTGAAGAATTTAATGATATGTTACATAATAAAAATGGAATAAATAAGGTTTTATTATGTACAAAAGAAGGAGATTTAGAATCTGCTTATGTGGTAGCGGATGAAAGTCAAAAGGAGTATCATAGAGGAAATCGTATTAATGATAACTTGGAACTTTATATTAGAACTAAAGAACGTAATTAA
- a CDS encoding NUDIX hydrolase, which translates to MDKKIISFFNKLETIHGLDETTPFFSKNSAVLVPIFCPYEDWFNDQINLLEWRVLFTVRAKHLRLHGGEVSFPGGKVLPNEKPLIAAIRESEEEISLNKKDIVTTFKLNDSFARSGFRIKPYCALLYENVEFFCNESEVSCYFLLSFKELLNIPCWSEERKIMKITREVWHFPIFIKEIGELDIWGATGNILKDLLIRINHFIK; encoded by the coding sequence ATGGATAAAAAAATAATATCTTTTTTTAATAAACTAGAAACAATCCATGGCCTTGACGAGACAACTCCTTTTTTTTCAAAAAACTCAGCTGTTTTGGTGCCAATTTTTTGTCCTTATGAAGATTGGTTTAACGATCAAATAAATCTTTTAGAATGGAGAGTTCTTTTTACTGTTAGGGCAAAACATTTAAGATTGCATGGAGGAGAAGTTTCTTTCCCGGGTGGAAAAGTTTTGCCTAATGAAAAGCCTTTAATTGCTGCAATTCGTGAGTCAGAAGAAGAAATTAGTTTAAATAAAAAAGACATTGTGACAACTTTTAAGTTGAATGATTCTTTTGCGCGTTCTGGATTTAGAATCAAACCTTATTGTGCACTACTTTACGAAAATGTAGAATTTTTTTGTAATGAAAGCGAAGTAAGCTGTTATTTTTTGCTATCATTTAAAGAATTATTAAATATTCCTTGTTGGTCTGAAGAACGTAAAATTATGAAAATCACAAGAGAAGTATGGCATTTTCCTATTTTTATTAAAGAAATTGGAGAATTGGATATTTGGGGAGCGACTGGCAATATTTTGAAAGACTTGCTAATCCGTATCAATCATTTTATTAAATAG